Within Bos indicus x Bos taurus breed Angus x Brahman F1 hybrid chromosome 2, Bos_hybrid_MaternalHap_v2.0, whole genome shotgun sequence, the genomic segment AGTCAGCTAAATCAGATCTGAATTGAGTTGGGCTAGGATGTGGAATAAGTTTATAGAGGCCCCACTTCTGCCTCAACTAGTCCTCTAGGTCAGGAAGCAGAAACTTCAGAgatttccctctcctttttccaTTTATGAAAAAGCTCAGTGCAGGTAGGAGAGTCTCCTATAGGGCACTTTGTGTGATCCAGGCTCTGTACTAAGTGTTGGAAATGTTAAGAATACACAGcaatatatgaatatatcaaATCAACATGCTGTACACTTAATCTCAAAAAAATACCTCAATTGAAAAATACATCAAACATGGCTTCCTTTGGAGGGGACATGGCAGTATAAAGACTCTGCATGTAATGGATCATGTTGCCCCTCTCCCAAAAAGTGAGTATTTGGAACTAATTcaggagccttttttttttttttttcctggaacttcAGACAAGTCTGCAATCCTACAGATGTCCCCAAGCTCAGTCCAGCCCATGATTGCCAAACTTGCAACCAGAGAGTTCTGGATGGTACAGTTTAGTCCCTTGGGTGGTTAAACACTCTAAAAGACTCCATCCTGTTGCACTTGAAGTCTCCAGACACTTTCCATTCAGGAGTCCAGCCCTGCAGCACATCATCTTTCAAGACTCCAAGGCCACCTTTCTCGAGTCGAGATCAACATTAATGCCAGTTTCTTGGGGCAtctgtcatcaaaaagtccaAAGTTTCTGAACTCACTTTGCTGTAACAGTATCCTTTCCCGTTCCAACTTCTCATCCTTCTCCCACTCTGCCTTCTTCTTTGACCACTTGTCCTCCATTTCATCATAAATGCTGTCCTATTGGGGGGACAAAGGTACCATGAAGAAAAGCATCCTGAAAGGCTGCACCCCAGCCTGAGGCCCAGTACTGAGCTCTCTGCAGCTTCCCTTACCGCAGCCCCTGGCTGTGGGCCTCCATACATTAACTGGTGGGCTTTGATTCCAGCCCTGGGACCCAAGACCCTAAAGATCAAAGCAGACTCTGTGTGGTGTTTGCCCTATTGGAACGGGGCTTCCTTTGAAGACAGGCAGTTGAGCACACTGCATGTGTTCATGCCAGCTCCCTCTGAATCATGAATTACTCATCAATAGCACAGTAGGAAACAAGGGAAATATCAAGatgctaattttttaaatcaactgtCCTTGTTTGCCTGGGACTGAGCTGTTTCCTGGGACTCCAGACTATCAAGGCTGAACATTGGGAAGTCCCTGGCCACCCAGGACCCATAGTAGGGGCTTGCTGCCCCAGCCCTCCCTCGTCCACTTCCCGTTTCCTACTCTCTCATCCCCCTAGAATGAAACTGTGCCCTAATTCTGGCTTCCTGGGCTCCCATCAAACTAGCTGACAAATGGATGGGCTGTGTTGTGGGGTGCCCCCTGCTCCACTTGCTGAAGTTAGTGCAGAGTGATACAGCCTTTTTGGATGGCAATTTGGTCAAATGCGTCGAAGACCTTTCAAATGTTTCTTCCTTTTGACCCAGTGTTCTGCTAAAATTAAAGATATTACAAAGTACAGATCTTAAAAAGTGGTTTTCTTTAGAGTGGTGATAGTTCTTTTGGCTGTTGGTGTTGTTGATttttgaatttcttaaaaaaaacacaacaagcAGGTATTACTTTGTTCATGACAAACATATTCATCAATGGACTCTTTTAGGGTCCAGAGGCCAAACTGTCCTGCAAGGATGCCATAAAAGTCCGTAGGTTCACTTTTCTCCCTGGGTGCAGTGAGGGCCACTTAGGTTCAAGGAGACTGGGGATTTCAGGAAATTATTTTCCGGGCAAGCACTCTAAATTCATCTCAACATCATCAGCCAAGAAGGAGCCTTGCTTCTCTCTCATAATCCACCAAGGAGCTCTGAATCTCACCTGATATATATGAAAcatattcttcaaatatttatattcttttcccatctcctctgagaacaaaaggaaaacaacagagtcgAGTCATCATTATTCCTCTGAAATACATGATTTCAAATTCATGTGAGAGCCCTCCTGCACACAATCCACACCTTGAACTCATCCCATCAGTGGTGAAACCATGGTGCTGCCTCAGCAGGCATACTGGAAGCTTATCAGAAATCAGATGCCTGGACCCCACCCTGAACCCACTGAGTCAAGGTCTCAGAGGCAAGGCTCAGTATCTGTTGATAATATGATGTCAGGTGATTCTGAGGCACCCCCAAATCTGAGAACTAATCCCTGGGGGCAAACCTACAACTGAAGGTAAAAGAGAAGCAAAAccttctgtcattttaaaataactttcctAGTGTATCCTGGTTTTGAAaacaattatcttttatttaagacaaaaatcttttctttagaaaattgGAAAACTGGCAAGGTATTAATactaatatcattttttttaattggaggctaattactttacaatattgtattggttttgccatacatcaacatgaatctgccacgggtgttcacgtgttcccaatcctcaacccccctcccacctccctccccgtaccatccctttgggtcatcccagtgcaccagccctgagcatcctgtatcctgcatcgaacctggactggtgattcgtttcttttatgactaatatcatcttttaaaaatataacataaaaagggaaaaatttcTCCTTCTCCCTGTAGAGATTACTCTATAAACTCAGAATTCTGAATGATGCACACTTTGCCCTTCCCAAGGGCAGCATAAACAGTGGGATAAGTGGCCCGCACAACCCTTATAGGTTATAAAGTCATACAAATCACAGTGTGCCTGTTAGCATTTGATGAAGCACCATTATTTTACCAGTGAGGAAACTTGCTGAATTGGAACAGTATTATATTTGtagaacttttaaatatattttaaaaagtgctttcatATTCTTACCACTGTGATAAAGGCAGGTATTATTGTCCTCAATTCCTAGGTGGGGATACTGAGACTCAATGAGGTGAAGGGACTTGTTCAAACCCCAAAACTTGGCTGTAGATCCTTCTAACTTCTTGGGGTAGAGAGGTTGTTTGTTGATATGGTTTGccttttttcagtttcattctcAATCACTCCCTCTTCCTGGGCTTTAGAAGCAAACTTCAAAAGTCTACCCAGAGTGCAGCCATGGCCACGGGAATTCCTTTGCCCTGGATCTGCATGGTCAGCCTCTGCCCCCTTACCAGGGTCATCTCCCAAAACCTTACCTAGTTTGTCCTGGGCAGCCAACTTTTCTGCCTTCAAGGCTGCTTTGTAGTTTTTCTCCAACTCCCTGAGTTGTGCTGCGTGAGCTTCCTCGAGCTCCCTGTGGGGCCCCAGGAGAAGGCCACAGTCACCTGCGGAAGGTTCACCTGATCTCAGCTCCCCTCCTCATGCAGGCAGCTGGTGGGCAGGCAGTGGGGCCCTCACTTCCTGACACATTCTTCTGGCGTCCATCCAGAAACGATTGAGGAGACCTCTGTTTTCACCATCCACTATTTTGAATGGAGTCATCGGGGGCCATAGACTACCCCCAACAACAGGGTCTTTGCTTACAGCAAAGAAACTGTGAGCTGATTAACACCCAGGATAATTTTAGAGCCTAAGTTCTTGCCAGGCTCCATTCCAGGAGGCAGATGTTGGCAGTGTTCAAGAAAGGCATTAAAACACAGGGCTGTAGGAGCTGTCAAGCCAAGAAAAGACctggaggaaccttaaatgcatactGGTAAGTACAAGAAGTCAGTCTGAAAAGCCTACAggctgtatgattccaactatatgagaTTCTGGAAAAGTCACATCTATAGAAGTGGTcaaaagatcagtggtttccagagATTAGTGGGGAGACAGCAATGAACAGGCAGAGcccagaggatttttagggcagtgagatTATTCTGTATGATAttgtaatggtggatacatgacaTTAAACATTTATCAAAACCCATAGAATCTGCAGTATCAAGagtgacttccctgatgatccaatGGTTGGGAACCTGcctccaaagcaggggacacgggttcaatccttggtcagggaactaagatcccccatgttTTGGGGAAATCAAGGCCgagtaccacaactagagagggtctttcactgcaactagagaaagcctgcatgcagcaatgaaaacccagcacagccaaaagaaaaaaaaaaaaaggagtgaacCCTAACAGAAACTACGACTTTGGGAGCAGGCTCATTGATTGTAACAAATACCCCTTGGTGGTGGGGCAGGACGTCAATGATGACGAAGGCTGTGCAGGTGTGGGGCCAGGGGGTATGTGGAAATTCTCTGTCCTTTATGTTTTACtgtgaatctaaaaaatagtctaTTAATAAGTAAGTTaagtcattaattttaaaaaattaaaagcaagttTGCAACACTTATGAGGACTTCTCTCCAGCAGGACTAAGAAAGGGACTTTGTGGGTCTTCGCTTTCACACAGACAACacgtttcctttttcttccccttgGTTTGTCTCTGCAGCTCTGGCTCCTGCCCTCCCATACTTTCTTCCCATTTTGTCCAGCCTTGAGCTAGCAGCCAAGACGGttagaggagaggggaggaagaagaggggggcagggagagacTGGGCTGAGAACAATAGTAGTTTACCACGGAAATCTCATAGAGAACTGCAAATTGTTTCTTCTTAGCAATCAACTGAAAGGGAGATTATAACTGAAATAACTGGATGATAAAGTACAAAGTCAGGAATAACCTCTGTGCTGTTTCAGTGGCCTCAGATCGAATCATCCTGCTCTCCAAAGACATGTCTCTTATCTCCCACCCCCACTTGCCACCCCACTGTCTGAAATCCCAGTGAACTGAAATCTCGCAAGGATGCAGGAACCTTAGGACCTGCAGTATACAGGAACTTGTGCCAGAGAGCATACCTTGTCTTGCTTTCAAAGTTCTTCTGCATCTCGGCACAGCGGAGATCCATTTCATTAGAGAGCTGGAAATGAGGCCAGGCCAGTATTAACAAGACAGGAATGaggacccccctcccacttcaACTTGCAACTTCTGAGAAGCCTTCTCATTCATGGggtaccccccccccccactcccttGATCTCTCCCACATAGTTACTGAAGGAATGAAACAATTCTTGCCTCTATGTCAGTTGGTTGCATGGAAACCATTCctttagctgtttttttttttctctttgactggATGTAATCTctataagactcttgagagtcccttggactgcaaggagatccaaccagtccattctgaaggaaatcagccctaggatttctttggaaggaatgatgctgaagctgaaactccagtactttggccacctcatgcaaagagttgactcattagaaaacactctgatgctgggagggattgggggcaggaggagaaggggacgacagagaatgagatggctggatggcatcactgactcgatggacgtgagtctgagtgaactccgggagtaggtgatggacagggaggcctggcgtgctgcgattcatggggtcgcaaagagtcggacaggactgagcgactgaactgaactgaactgaaccgaatctCTATAAGGTCATGGCCTTTGGATCTGGGGATATGTAACTCAATCGAGCAATCATTTATTGTGCAAAAGGCTTGACCTGGAAACATCAAACAGGCCTAAGACTCAGGCCCTGTCTTCGATGAACTTAAAGACCATGTTAATAAGTCCTTGGCAGAATGACTGTGTTTCCAGAGGCAAGGAGTGCTCAGTTGTAGGTGACCCTCTGTTCTAACACATTGGGTCCTCTGGCTGGTGTCTCAGGAGGAATGGACACTGCCAGCTGGGATAAGGGTTGGGGGGCCAGGACTTCTCCCCTCTGTGCAGTCACACAACAATGTGGGGTGACAGGAGGAATGTGAGAATTACAATGTGAAGTCTCTCCATCGAAATAATCTCTAAATATGTCTTCAGTAGGGCCAGTGTTTTGAAAGCTTGTGTTTTGCCCAATAAACCACCAAGGTTGAGTTGAGTGATCTCacgcaaattatttaacttcctgagtctcaatttcctctcTGTAGAAGGTGaccacaaaaacaaaaccacaaaaaggTTTTCAGAGAAATACAGAGATGAATCACCAGAAGGGAAGGTCTCAGCCTGAGTCCTAGGCTGGGTCTCTATAGGATTCAGACACACCTGGGGTTGCCTGCTGGGAAGTCACCCTTCACACGTGGGTTCCAGTAACAGCAAGCATGGcgcaggctgggggtggggggaggaatgaGCGGATGGGAAAGAGATGTAAGTGTCGCTCTGGTTTATCACTCCAGCTCaggacaccaggcacccctgcttggggtggggaagaagagTCCTTGGTAAAGCAGATGGTAAAATCTAAAGGGAGTGTCACCACAATCCCCAGGAGACACAAAGAGTGCAAAGTGAAATCAACTGATTCAGGAgagtgggcttcagcagtttcaACAGCAACAGGAAGTGGGACTGGAGGCTTCTGGGTAGTTTTTGAGCAAAACTAAAGTATTGGTCATGCTGGTGCCATTAGCAAGAGTTTCAGCAAGGTCTGAAATTAATCTCACCATATGGCATAGTGGGCTCTGGTGGAAACTGTTGGTGCCCCCTAGtggagcaacccactccagtactcttggctggaaaatcccatggatggaggagcatggtaggctacagtccatggggtcgtaaagacttggacaccactgagcaacttcactttctttctttcctagtgGAAAAGATAGTGGCATTGAGCATGCCAGAGATGCCCGGGGAGCTCCTGGAAATTGACTTAGGCctgaagatcaaaccagttagtctcgaaaggaaatcaaccctgaatatttattgtaaggactgacgctgaagctgaagctccaataacttggtcacctgatgcaaacagccaactcattgaaaaaggccctgatgctgggaaagattgagagcaggatgagaaggggacgacagaggatgagatggttgggtggcatcatcaactcaatggacatgagtttgagcaagttccggaagatagtgatagacagggaaacctgatatGCTGCAGAtaaatgggattgcaaagagtcggacatgactgagcaactgaacaacaattagaGGAAGGACTTGAGTTCTTGGCAGTTATGGATGAGGATGGAGTCAGAGAAATACGACGGGGTGACCACAGTCTTATCTGAAGAGCTGTTGCTTGGGCAACCTGGCTCCCATGAGCCAGGGACTTGGCCCCTTGCCTGGAACATAGCAGGTGATCTGAAGCTATTGGTCTTTCCCTTTCCCATAGCTCACTCAAGGACCACTCACCAATTTTTGGGCAGAAcgatggtctctgttcatttgctCTATGATCACTGTCAGCTCTGAGATCTGTTCTTTGAGGTCAGCAATGATATCAGTCCTGCGGAACAAGTAACCCATCACCCACAGAGCTTCCAGGCTGTGCCGGCCAGGGCTCTCCCTGAGCATGGCTTGCTGGCCTGGTGAGAGCCAGGCTGTGTTCTGGACACTTCCTCCATCATCATGGGGTAGGGATGCAGGGGCAGAGGGTGGGCTGGGAGAAGGAAATTTGGCAGTAGGGTTGTTGAGCTCAAACACAGCCCTTTTGGGTAGACTGGCCAGAAGCGAGTAGGGGTAATTTGGTGACTCACTAGATTAGAAGAGAAAGAGCCGGATGTCAGAAATCTATTAGGGTTTGACCTTGACTCAGTAAAGATAGTTGAAATGGAGGAGGGAGAAGATCAGAGGATTAGGAAATGAGTTGAGGAGAATAGAATTGATGCTGACAGTGACTCACAGACAAGGAATGTACTGGAAACAGGACAAAGAAGGGATTTAAGATTGTGGCTTTCAGAATAGATTATGGATTTTTGTGTttctggaagaaagtgaaaatgttagtcactcagttttgtccaactctttgtgaccccatggattgtagcccaccaggctcctctgtccacagaattctccaggcaaggatactggagtgggttgccatacccttctccaggggatcttcctgactcagggattgaacccaggtttcctgcattgctggcagactctttactgactaagGGAAGACCTGAATGGTCTTCACAGACAAGCAATGGGCTGAAAACAGGACAAAGAAGGGATTTTAGAGTGTGGCTTTCAGAATAGATTATGGATGTTTGTGTTTCTTGGGCCTCCATGAAATCTGTAAGATTATTCAGCTCTCTTTGATTGAGCTGGGGTAAACAGGGTGGCAGGCAGTGCAGCAGAGATGAGGTCCTTAATTCAACAGGtcgagaaaagaagagaggatgtaggaggagatggggaaagaGGAGATATGAGTTAGAGATTCAGGAAGTAGAATGAAAAGGATGTGGGGACTGACTTTACATGGTCCTGGAGGATGGGGAGTGGGTGAGCCTTGAATGACAGAGGGGGTGGCATAGGCTCAACTGGAATGGAATCAGGCCAGAGTCTTACACACCACATCTCTCAGAGGCATTAGTGAGTGTTATCTTTGGACATAAGGAAAAAGATGCAGACTCGGGCCTCCCAGAAGTCCTGACTTTACTCTCAGTTCTCATTCTTCAAATTCAGACCATTGTATGAGTATTTCATCTACTCATTACCTTCAGGAACAACTACTCTCCTTTAGGATGAGTGACACCAACCCAGTCATTTTCCAGATCAGCTGCCTGACTTGTCTGTCCATCCTCCTGACTCCAGTGGGCTCTGAGCAGAGAGGTGGGTGCAGAGAGACGCCAGCACAGGGCTGAGCGAAGGGAGACTGTGGACTCGGCGTCAAGTGAGGGTTTGTCCTTGGGACAGGAGGGGAGAAGTCTGGGGAGCTGGAGGGAGTTCAAGGGCATTACCTGGAAATTTTGACTTTGCCCACGTCCTCCGATTCTGAATGTTTTTTCCTATCAAACATCTCATCTCCCAAGGTGACAGAAATCTGCTCCCTGTTCCGAATGAGGCAGTAGCCAGGTGACACGTTTATCACTTCCTGGGCATCAAGGTGGAATGTGAGGTCATATTGCAGACTTGTAGTGTTGGGATTGCTCCAGTATTCCTCTAGGGCCTTACTCACATCTTAGACCCATGAGGTGGGGTGTTCCCCTGTAGCCTCCCCCAGTTCCCTCTCTGCTGAAACCAAATTGCATGACTCAGCTGGTCCCTGGGTGTCCCCATAGGCTTCTCAAATCCAACATGTGCAAAACCCAAACGCTGACCCCTGCTCCCCCCTCTGCATTCTCCTTCCAGATGCCAGGAGGCAGCTGGGCGTTGTGGATGCTGCTCAGGTTTTGGAATTAGGTGGGCCTGAGTTTAAATCCTTACTCTGCCACTAGCCACAGTTATTCAgcatctctgagcttcagtttgctTATCAGAGAATGAAGATAATAACTCTTCATCAAAGGGCTTTtttgatgaataaacaaaataacacATGAGAAAATACCTAGCACAATtgcaagcaaaacaaaacaaaaccctcaaaAATCTAGTCAGTTCCACCAAATCATTCATCTACCAACCAGCGTGGACCAGGATAAGATGTacggtctttttttaaaaagacttattgatgtggtcattttttttttaataaaaaaaagtatttattgaatgtgtgttacaatattgcttctgttttatgttttggttttttggccccaaggcatgtgggatcttagctctctgaccagggattgaaccgcaccccctgcattgcaaggcgaattCTCAAGCACTGGACTACAGGCTAGTCCCAGATGTACTGTCCTGAGTTGTGCAGGACACCCTGTAGCATCTGTTATCTGCTAACTCTACCTCAACCTCATCCTGTCTTCACCACACGCCTGCCCCTCATGGTCCAAGGCCACTGGCATCTTGCTCCTTGGCTCTGGTGATCTCTTCTCAGTTGGCCTCTCTGCCTTTAGTCTGGCTCCCCTGAAGTTCATCATCCTCTCCACCTAGAGGGCTATtgtattttggtttattttttttcctgaccatTAAGAGACTGTGTGATCTTCATATAAGACAGGTGGAGCAGGGGAAGAGAGGCAAGGAAAATAGATATAAGCAGAGAGTGTAAAAAGGGCCAATAATACCCCACGGGAGggcattttctaaaaatgtaaacCTGACCTGTGTCAGACCCCTAAAGGCTCCCGGACACCAAGAGAACTAGGTCTAAACCCCCAGGCAGGTGTCATGTCCTTCTGGGTTTGGTCCCGTCTCTTTCTCCAGCACCTCCTGTCCCTGCTTCTTTCCTTTCATCCTCCCATCCTGGCTCCTCTCAGGTGCCCTAGTGGTCTGTCCCCTTGTCTTTGTGGGTTCCCAAGTGCAGCAGAGGGTTTCCTGCATCTGGGCTTAAGCTGTTCCCTGGCCTGGACTGATTGCCACCATCTGGTTTCTGTGGGAGACTCGCCTCACCCTACACCCTACAAGGCAGCAGAAAGTGGTAATTAAATTCCTTCTCTGGGATCCAGCTGAGCTGAGTTCGAGTCCTGGTTCCACCCCTCTCCAGCGACACATTAAATGTGATCTTGATAGAGGCTCCTCAGGGGATCATTGCACAGATTCAAGGAAGTGAGTGTGTGTAAAAGATCTATGTCTTCACATAGCAGGTCATGTTAGCCCCACTGCCCTCTTCCCAGTTTTACTCACATTAGGTAATTTATTGCTCTCCTCTTGTTTTCCTAAATGGACTTTCATTCTGTAAGAGAAGGGCATGCTCAGAAAGCAGTTGGGTAAAAAGGAAGGTTGGTACACAGATTGCGATGAAATGATGGGTAGtaaaaaaagtaggaaatcaatcCATCACTAGCCTAATAGTAGAACCATTCCGAAAACAAGGGCCTAGAAACTTGATATGAAGATCCAAGCACTCTCCTATGAGCCGGTGCCTAAACTTCAATGCACATGCTTTTTAGTGACATCCTTGCTGTGTCTGCACAACTGCCTTTCTTCCTGTTTGCACTGGGAATTGGTGTTCTGGGAACCTGAAAGTGCCCAGGGTTAAATAAATTCCGGGTAAGCAAAGTGTTACTGTTCTGAGACCTGGTGTTAACCctgattataattaatatttttttccagatacaGAAACATGAGCAGAGGGTCAGGTACTCAAGTGTCGTAAGAGTATTTACAGGGGAGCTTACCAGGGATGTTGGAAGAGCCGTATAAGAGTAACTAACTTCTGCTATGGTGGCAGCAACGCAAATTGGATTGTGTCACTCTTCTCAGAATCCTCAGCTGGATTCCTATGTGTTATGCACTAAATTGTGTCCCTCCCATAATCCACCACATTGAAATCCTAGCACCTGCCATcccagaatgtgactgtatttggatttACGAACTTTAAAGAAGTGACTgagttaaaatgaggccattaAGGTGGGTGCTAATACCATTTTCCTGGTGTTCTTGCAATAGAGATTAGGACACACAGAGAGAACCCTGGATGTGCACGCACAAAGGAGAGACCCGGTGAGGGGGCGGCAGgcaggcagccatctgcaagccagggagAGAGTCCTCACCAGAGATCAACCCTGCCAGCAtcttgatcctggacttccagcttccagaactatggGACAATAAATTTCCGCTGCTTAAGCCACTTAGTCTGTGGTTTTCACTGTGGTAGCCCCAGCAGTGAATACACCATCCCTTTTGGAGTGAAAATCAAAGTCCTTATAGTGGCCAGCACACTTCCCTGTGAGTTTCCTACTGttattgtaacaaattactaTGAATTTAGTGGCTTAGAACAACACCTTGTTATGTTTAGTTCTCAAGTCAAAGTCTGAAACGGGTCTTCCTGGGCTAAAATCGAGGTCCGGTTGTCTTCctcctggaggctctgggggagaatctatttccttgccttttccagatcCTAGAAGCTGCCCCTACTCCTAGTAGCCTCGtcctctgtcttcaaagccaACAAGGTCATCACTCCAACCTGTGCTTCTGTTGTTACGTCTCCTTCTCTGACACACTGACTTCCTCTTTCACAGGAAAGGAACTTTCCTTTTATATTAAGTCCACCTTTACATTACATCCTGGATAATCCAGCATGATCTATCAGCTGCTGAGCAACCTAATTCCATCCACCACCTTCATTTCCCCTCAGCAATTAACAGAACAAAGTGATGgtttccagggattaggacatggactTCTTCGGGGAGGTAGGGGGGCGATTGTTACTCTACTGACTGCATTCAGCATCTCTGCAACTTCTTTGAGCTCATTTCCCTacactctctcctcccttcctccactAGCCCCACGTGGGACACTTTGCTTTCCAGGAAAACATCAGATGTGCCAAGCAAATTCCCACCCAGGGCCTCTATATTCATTGTTCCCTTTGCCAGGAGTGCTTGATTCCAATGGTCAGTGCAGTTCCTGCTGACCTCTTACCCAGGGATTGCCCTGATCTCTCTGTGCAAAATTACAACCCCACCCTCACCATCCCCTCCTCCCTATGCCTGCACTGTTTTTTCACATAGTGCTTGCAGTCTTTGGAAGGATTTACATGTTCATAGTCatctccccagccctccccactAGAATGCAAGTCTAGGAGAGCAGAGACTTTGGCCGTGTTCATTGCTGTCCCCCTGCACCTGACTCAAAGTCTAGCaaatagtgagtgagtgagtgagtgaagtcgctcagtcgtgtccgactctttgcgaccccgtggactgtagcctgccaggctcctctgtccatgggattctccaggcaagaatactggagtgggttgccatttccttctccaagcaaatagtaggtgctcagtaaatggtttccaaataaataagtaaatagaacaCAAAGTTTCATGCAAAGGCCTAAACCTAAATTACACTAGATAAGCTTATAAAtgtgaatgaaaattttaattggtGAATAAAAACAGAGCTGCAATCTACAGAAATCCTTAGACATAGTAAAGTAATCAAGAAAAGGATGAGTGCACGCCATAAATCCGTGGGAGGCTTTTGGTCAAGGACGTGCATTCAACGCTTTTAGGGCAGGGAGGGGCTCTCTGGGGCACCCTGCTAAGAATTCCTTGGAAGTGACTTTGAAAGCAGTGAGGGCAAAGGGCCACAGAATCCACCTGTAGGAGCTGAGGTTTGGAGGAAATCCCAGTGCGTTCCGCCATTTCTCTTGCACACTTGGGAGCAGTTACCTCAAGTCAGGAAACGTTGTAAAGGCCTAGAAGTGGGATTATTTTATTCACATACCTCAAACCATTCTTGTCCCTTGGACGTGAAAATACTTACTTTGGGGAGACAACAGGTTTTGTTATCAGTTGggcataattttgtttttttccagctggaggaagaggagagagcctgacagtgaaaaaggaaatcatgagaaagagaaaattggAAATTCAGGAACTTGCTTTGGCACTCTCAGGTAAGGGAGACCCCCACAGTAACCCCAAATTGGAAGACACGGTCTGCCAATGGGAATCTTTATAATCAGGATGGTCTGGGGAACCTCAGGCCAATGACCCTGGCACTTGTTCACTGACCAGGGGTTCCTGGGCTGAAGTCCTCTAGTTCTAGAAGCTCTTTGACCTgtattggggtggggggggggcctGCCATGGCCCT encodes:
- the ALS2CR12 gene encoding amyotrophic lateral sclerosis 2 chromosomal region candidate gene 12 protein, with translation MYPNPLVYCTCWDPWNLGPRKLIKTPQPPSKTSSVKPKLSPLPPAGKKQNYAQLITKPVVSPKMKVHLGKQEESNKLPNEVINVSPGYCLIRNREQISVTLGDEMFDRKKHSESEDVGKVKISRTDIIADLKEQISELTVIIEQMNRDHRSAQKLLSNEMDLRCAEMQKNFESKTRELEEAHAAQLRELEKNYKAALKAEKLAAQDKLEEMGKEYKYLKNMFHIYQDSIYDEMEDKWSKKKAEWEKDEKLERERILLQQKHKITRKFELESEEERKKINESYTAIFENFNQEKEELLKQHERDTLQLEELRKTKEVIEEELYAQALILESLNTTLYQTQMELQREKAVVATLEKTLQIKLTEAEDKFKYTIHNLTEENIHLRQKIIAKNEEIYDERFGRSTSVTVYEHNSDTLEDGGNETQE